A region of Pyxidicoccus parkwaysis DNA encodes the following proteins:
- a CDS encoding cupin domain-containing protein, translated as MDVKHLSTFQGFSPEKLQKHNLFQSGRFFLDVYCVAPGQAQKPHRHATSDKVYVVLEGRCRFRVGAEEEVHGPGASIFAPAGSEHGVVNDGPEPARLLVLMTPPPEHA; from the coding sequence ATGGATGTGAAGCACCTGTCCACCTTCCAGGGTTTCTCTCCGGAGAAGCTCCAGAAGCACAACCTCTTCCAATCCGGGCGCTTCTTCCTCGACGTCTACTGCGTCGCGCCCGGGCAGGCCCAGAAGCCGCACCGCCATGCCACCTCCGACAAGGTGTACGTCGTGCTGGAAGGGCGCTGCCGCTTCCGCGTCGGCGCCGAGGAGGAAGTGCACGGCCCTGGCGCCTCCATCTTCGCTCCCGCGGGCTCCGAGCACGGCGTCGTCAACGACGGCCCGGAACCCGCCCGCCTCCTCGTTCTGATGACCCCGCCCCCGGAGCACGCATGA
- a CDS encoding LysR family transcriptional regulator: MRPTHQSRARMSMPSLSNIDAFVRAVEDGDFTRAARRLDLTASAVSRRIARLEEELGVRLFQRTTRALRLTEDGRDFYARCQRILAELGEAKESLARSRSRPTGLLRVEVPQVIGQLVLTPALPRFFQAYPGVELHLTLRDEVVDPITEGADVLIRMGPLADSRLVARRLSLARLVTVASPAYLKQHGTPVTPADLARHQCLGFLRQGVTGEWRFKDARFQPRGAFHVSQGATLRDAAVMGLGIAWMMDFMVAREVAAGALVTVLDAYACEERPIHVLHPPGRHLPSRVRVFLDFVKTLFPDSGAAPRTGNRA, encoded by the coding sequence ATGCGTCCCACGCATCAATCCCGCGCCCGCATGTCCATGCCCTCGCTCTCCAACATCGACGCCTTCGTCCGGGCCGTGGAGGACGGTGACTTCACGCGCGCGGCGCGCAGGCTGGACCTCACCGCCTCCGCCGTCAGCCGCCGTATCGCCCGCTTGGAGGAGGAATTGGGCGTACGCCTCTTCCAGCGCACCACGCGCGCGCTCCGGCTCACCGAGGACGGGCGCGACTTCTACGCCCGCTGCCAGCGCATCCTCGCGGAGCTGGGTGAGGCGAAGGAGTCGCTCGCCCGCTCGCGGAGCCGGCCCACCGGCCTGTTGCGCGTGGAAGTCCCGCAGGTCATCGGACAGCTCGTCCTCACCCCGGCCCTGCCCCGCTTCTTCCAGGCATACCCCGGCGTGGAGCTCCACCTCACGCTCCGGGACGAAGTCGTGGACCCCATCACCGAGGGCGCCGACGTGCTCATCCGCATGGGGCCGCTCGCCGACTCACGGCTGGTGGCGCGCAGGCTGTCCCTGGCGCGGCTGGTGACCGTGGCCTCCCCCGCCTACCTGAAGCAGCACGGCACACCCGTGACGCCCGCGGACCTCGCGCGCCACCAGTGCCTGGGCTTCCTGCGCCAGGGCGTGACGGGCGAGTGGCGCTTCAAGGACGCTCGCTTCCAGCCGCGCGGCGCGTTCCACGTCAGCCAGGGGGCCACGCTGCGGGATGCCGCGGTGATGGGACTCGGCATCGCCTGGATGATGGACTTCATGGTGGCGCGCGAAGTGGCTGCGGGCGCGCTCGTCACGGTGCTCGACGCGTACGCCTGCGAGGAGCGCCCCATCCACGTCCTGCATCCACCCGGCCGTCACCTGCCCTCCCGCGTGCGCGTGTTCCTCGACTTCGTGAAGACACTCTTCCCCGACTCCGGGGCAGCACCGCGCACTGGCAACCGGGCGTAG
- the maiA gene encoding maleylacetoacetate isomerase yields the protein MKNLRLYGYWRSSSAWRVRIGLNLKGLKYEYVAVHLVKDGGEQHSEAYRSINPMRTVPTLEWTEDDGATRRLSQSLPILEYLDARHPAPAFLPKDLFLTAKARMLAEMVNSGIQPLQNTSVLKRLKSELNGDEKAWAAHWNARGLEALEAAVQSTAGRFCVGDAVTLADILLVPQLFGARRFGVDLAPFPTLLRIEAACNELPAFQAAQPEKQPDAQPA from the coding sequence GTGAAGAACCTGCGCCTGTACGGCTACTGGCGCTCGTCCTCCGCGTGGCGCGTCCGCATCGGGTTGAACCTCAAGGGGCTGAAGTACGAGTACGTCGCGGTGCACCTGGTGAAGGACGGCGGGGAGCAGCACTCGGAGGCGTACCGGTCCATCAATCCCATGCGCACGGTGCCCACGCTGGAGTGGACCGAGGACGACGGTGCCACGCGCCGGCTGTCCCAGTCGCTGCCCATCCTGGAGTACCTGGACGCGCGGCACCCGGCTCCGGCGTTCCTGCCGAAGGACCTCTTCCTCACGGCGAAGGCGCGCATGTTGGCGGAGATGGTGAACTCCGGCATCCAGCCGCTGCAGAACACGTCCGTCCTGAAGCGGCTCAAGAGCGAGCTGAACGGGGACGAGAAGGCGTGGGCCGCACACTGGAATGCGCGCGGGCTGGAGGCGCTGGAGGCGGCGGTGCAGTCCACGGCGGGCCGCTTCTGCGTGGGCGATGCGGTGACGCTGGCGGACATCCTCCTCGTGCCGCAGCTCTTCGGGGCTCGGCGCTTTGGCGTGGACCTGGCGCCGTTCCCCACGCTGCTGCGCATCGAGGCGGCGTGCAATGAGCTGCCGGCCTTCCAGGCGGCGCAGCCCGAGAAGCAGCCGGACGCGCAGCCGGCCTGA
- a CDS encoding fumarylacetoacetate hydrolase family protein, translated as MKLATLKDGTRDGRLIVVKRDNTAYALATNVALTLQAALDDWDTKEPQLRALAAQLEAGTVQSRPLDARGLHAPLPRAYEWVDGSAYLNHVILVRKARNAEPPPTLKTDPLVYQGGSGDFLAPTADIPLADEAWGLDFEGEVCAILGDTPQGTKAADAGKHVKLLMLANDVSLRNLIPDELAKGFGFFQSKPATAFSPFAVTPDELGAAWHDGRIHLRLKSILNGTQVGDTDAGPEMHFSFFDLIQHLCKTRSYTAGTILGSGTVSNADRERGISCLAERRMIETIEEGKPKTPFMKPGDTIDIEMFDGEGNSVFGRISQTVRKVP; from the coding sequence TTGAAGCTCGCGACGCTCAAGGACGGAACTCGTGACGGCCGGCTCATCGTCGTCAAGCGGGACAACACGGCCTACGCCCTGGCCACCAACGTGGCCCTGACGCTGCAGGCCGCGCTGGACGATTGGGACACGAAGGAGCCGCAGCTCCGCGCGCTGGCAGCGCAGCTCGAGGCGGGCACGGTGCAGAGCCGCCCGCTCGACGCGCGCGGCCTCCACGCGCCGCTGCCTCGCGCCTACGAGTGGGTCGACGGCAGCGCCTACCTCAACCACGTCATCCTCGTGCGCAAGGCCCGCAACGCGGAGCCGCCGCCCACGCTGAAGACGGACCCGCTCGTGTACCAGGGCGGCTCGGGCGACTTCCTCGCGCCCACGGCGGACATTCCTCTCGCCGACGAGGCGTGGGGCCTCGACTTCGAGGGCGAGGTCTGCGCCATCCTCGGTGACACGCCGCAGGGCACGAAGGCCGCCGACGCGGGGAAGCACGTCAAGCTGCTGATGTTGGCCAACGACGTCTCGCTGCGGAACCTCATCCCGGACGAGCTGGCCAAGGGCTTCGGCTTCTTCCAGAGCAAGCCCGCCACCGCCTTCAGCCCCTTCGCGGTGACGCCGGACGAGCTGGGCGCCGCGTGGCACGACGGCCGCATCCACCTGCGCCTGAAGTCCATCCTCAACGGCACGCAGGTGGGCGACACGGATGCGGGCCCGGAGATGCACTTCTCCTTCTTCGACCTCATCCAGCACCTGTGCAAGACGCGCAGCTACACGGCGGGCACCATCCTCGGCAGCGGCACCGTGTCCAACGCGGACCGCGAGCGCGGCATCTCCTGCCTCGCCGAGCGGCGGATGATTGAGACGATTGAAGAGGGCAAGCCGAAGACGCCCTTCATGAAGCCGGGCGACACCATCGACATCGAGATGTTCGACGGCGAGGGCAACAGCGTCTTCGGCCGCATCTCGCAGACGGTGAGGAAGGTGCCGTGA
- the ygfZ gene encoding CAF17-like 4Fe-4S cluster assembly/insertion protein YgfZ translates to MEPLSLHFLHEATGARFMDVGGREAVAGYGNGEGEYRAAHEAVALHDASYREILRITGEDRASFLHGMVTQEVKNLPVGSAAYAAMVNAKGAMVADARILKREADLLLDLEPGTGTKVREFLDKYLISEDAELHEATGEWALLRLLGPGSAGVLAAALGGAFEPLAHQATRAASLGGQDVILVGNTALESHGVDVWVPRAGLEPVWRALAEAGAPHGLKPLGFETLELLRVEAGVPRYGQDMVDTTIPLEANLASAISYNKGCYIGQEVIARATFRGHMNRKLTGLLLGDADVAPGTELRRGEKKVGWVTSVVRSPVKGQRVALGYVHRDSLEPGTELTLADGTGTAKVAALPFTA, encoded by the coding sequence ATGGAACCGCTGTCTCTGCATTTTCTTCACGAGGCGACGGGCGCCCGCTTCATGGACGTGGGCGGCCGTGAGGCCGTGGCCGGGTATGGGAACGGGGAGGGAGAGTACCGGGCGGCACACGAGGCCGTCGCCCTCCACGACGCCTCCTACCGCGAAATCCTCCGGATAACGGGGGAGGACCGCGCCTCCTTCCTGCACGGCATGGTCACACAGGAAGTGAAGAACCTGCCCGTGGGCTCGGCGGCCTATGCGGCCATGGTGAATGCCAAGGGGGCCATGGTGGCGGACGCCCGCATCCTCAAGCGGGAGGCGGACCTGCTCCTGGACCTGGAGCCCGGGACGGGCACCAAGGTGCGGGAGTTCCTGGACAAATACCTCATCTCCGAGGACGCGGAGCTTCACGAGGCGACGGGGGAGTGGGCCCTCCTCCGGCTGCTCGGGCCGGGCTCGGCCGGGGTGCTGGCCGCCGCCCTGGGTGGGGCCTTCGAGCCGCTCGCCCACCAGGCCACCCGCGCGGCCTCGCTCGGCGGGCAGGACGTCATCCTGGTGGGGAACACGGCGCTGGAGTCCCATGGCGTGGACGTGTGGGTGCCGCGCGCCGGGCTGGAGCCGGTGTGGCGCGCCCTGGCGGAGGCCGGGGCCCCGCATGGGCTGAAGCCGCTGGGCTTCGAGACGCTGGAGTTGCTGCGCGTGGAGGCCGGGGTGCCCCGGTACGGGCAGGACATGGTGGACACCACCATTCCCCTGGAGGCGAACCTCGCGAGCGCCATCTCCTACAACAAGGGCTGCTACATCGGGCAGGAGGTCATCGCCCGCGCCACCTTCCGGGGGCACATGAACCGGAAGCTGACGGGCCTGCTGCTGGGCGACGCGGACGTGGCGCCGGGCACGGAATTGCGGCGCGGAGAGAAGAAGGTGGGCTGGGTCACCAGCGTGGTGCGCTCGCCGGTGAAGGGGCAGCGGGTGGCGCTGGGGTACGTGCACCGCGACTCGCTGGAGCCGGGCACGGAGCTGACGCTGGCGGACGGCACCGGTACCGCGAAGGTGGCCGCCCTGCCCTTCACCGCCTGA
- a CDS encoding GAF domain-containing sensor histidine kinase codes for MAEGFQYAGAAPGEPQPGRRLGNRYELVQRLKTGRGISTWVGNDVRTGERVVIKLTSAAAVAPAARHRLEHEASVLSRLDSPAIVPVRHLGTSGELLYLVTPWLEGQTLEERLSEGPLCVQEAITLGLDILTALAEAHRHGVLHRDVKPSNILVSGEPLARATLVDFGLSRSERLDPSLRDLPVGTARYLSPEQAGLLNRPVEATSDLYSVGIVLFEALSGRPAFDGTSVGEVLRQHLATRPRLRSVGVEVPRALEELISRLLQTDPPDRYQSAESALADLRDIEEALAHGQAEPALITGAHDQRRSLTEPSFVGRQEEVATLERELERTRTDPGRLAVVEGESGGGKSRLLEEFSARARQHRAWVLHGQALDQAAQRPFQLFAGVATGIMSAMKERPALEQLLRERLAGQEAGLCTVLPQLEPMLCPVPHGPSQGLGPESLGESRSIWALTALLGALGTEDEPAVVVLEDCQWADELTLRALEGWSLARRQARGRVLVVVSFRSEDISPTHVLRRLAPTAHLRLSAFGPADVARLAESMAGALPPEATDLVTRLSEGNPFMASAVLHGLVEDGVLVPGPDGWEVQPEAMAHARSSRQAATFLVRRLRLLPPDALRLMSVGAVLGKAFELGRMAELAGNTPADVVRELDEPRRRHMLWADGSRYTFVHDKLREVLLDMLTPEERRELHRLAARAATKSVPQDSFELAYHFDAAGEYPQALPYALTSAEQARQRFALETSELNYRIAERGAPGTGQGTRFRIAAGLGNVLMLRGRYEESRQQLERAQSLARDKPEQARILGQLGELAFYRGDFGQANTYLEQSLKLLGRWVPPRGLLTGASSLWEILSQAGHTLAPRVFLARRPLEDGENDMMAVQLYSRLAYGYWYRRGRMAVLWAHLRDLNLAERYPPTPELAQAYSAHSPALTTLPWFSRAYAYAEKSLALRRQQGDVWGQGQSLHFYGLAFYASSRFRDCIEKCREAVRLLERTGDPWEVNNATFQIAMSLYRLGRLKEALETSQRLHAAATALGDRYAQRLGLEAWAKAAGGRIPGSLLEGELTNPDQPDPQSYAGILQAEALRLLREGNAAGAVEVLERAERLVDSAHLRQEYVAPIAPWLATALRQLAEGTSTLYPARREALLRRADAVARRAHHVARTYRNNLPHALRERGLLAAMRGHPKRARRFLEQSLRVAEAQEMRHERALTLEARGELGQALNWPGAAEELAEATRELEAMEEGIAHEKGERENGGVGTLSLVDRFPRVLEAGRRLASALSREAVIEAVRQSMLELLRAEHCAVLDPQGLLPDEELQAQGVSRTALARTLETGRIAVMGQGLPGGVSESMELLGVRSLLCAPIQVRGKTVACVVASHRQVGALFGEDEERLAEFVTVLAGAALENAENFARIAALSEEQGRLYRAEQEAVRRRDDFLSIAAHELKTPLTSLQLHIQGLQSQVRAGAQKPLAPEKLGAKLESAYAQTQRLGRLVNDLLDISRIAQGQLHIKLEDVDLVALVRGQLERSKEALARADCPARLHTSSPAMVGRWDAMRLEQVVGNLLANAMKYGAGKPIELNLEESDGDVRLQVTDRGIGIAEEDRERIFERFERAVSVRHYGGFGLGLWIVREIVQALGGTIDVESTPGQGSTFTVTLPRSGPVH; via the coding sequence ATGGCTGAGGGCTTCCAATACGCCGGCGCCGCTCCCGGAGAGCCGCAGCCCGGAAGGCGCCTGGGGAACCGCTACGAGCTGGTCCAGCGCCTGAAGACCGGCCGCGGCATCTCCACGTGGGTGGGCAACGACGTGCGCACGGGAGAGCGCGTCGTCATCAAGCTGACCTCCGCCGCGGCGGTGGCCCCGGCGGCCCGCCACCGGCTGGAGCACGAGGCGTCCGTCCTCTCGCGCCTGGATTCGCCCGCCATCGTCCCGGTCCGCCACCTGGGCACCTCCGGTGAGCTGCTCTACCTGGTGACGCCCTGGCTGGAAGGCCAGACGCTGGAGGAGCGCCTGTCCGAGGGCCCCCTCTGCGTGCAGGAGGCCATCACCCTGGGGCTCGACATCCTCACCGCGCTCGCCGAGGCCCACCGCCACGGCGTCCTCCACCGCGACGTGAAGCCCTCCAACATCCTCGTCTCCGGTGAGCCGCTCGCGCGCGCCACGCTGGTGGACTTCGGCCTGTCCCGCAGCGAGCGGCTGGACCCGTCGCTGCGGGATTTGCCCGTGGGCACCGCGCGCTACCTGTCGCCGGAGCAGGCCGGGCTCCTCAACCGTCCCGTGGAGGCCACGTCGGACTTGTACTCGGTGGGCATCGTCCTCTTCGAGGCGCTCTCCGGCCGGCCCGCCTTCGACGGCACCTCCGTGGGCGAGGTGCTGCGCCAGCACCTGGCCACGCGGCCCCGGCTGCGCTCGGTGGGCGTGGAGGTGCCGCGCGCGCTGGAGGAGCTCATCTCGCGCCTGTTGCAGACGGACCCGCCGGACCGCTACCAGTCCGCTGAGTCCGCGCTGGCGGACCTGCGCGACATCGAGGAGGCGCTCGCGCACGGACAGGCGGAGCCGGCGCTCATCACCGGCGCGCACGACCAGCGCCGCAGCCTCACCGAGCCCTCCTTCGTGGGCCGCCAGGAGGAGGTGGCCACGCTGGAGCGCGAGCTGGAGCGCACGCGCACGGACCCGGGCCGCCTCGCGGTGGTGGAGGGCGAGTCCGGCGGAGGCAAGAGCCGGCTCCTGGAGGAGTTCTCCGCCCGCGCCCGGCAGCACCGCGCGTGGGTGCTGCATGGCCAGGCGCTGGACCAGGCCGCGCAGCGCCCCTTCCAGCTCTTCGCGGGCGTGGCCACGGGAATCATGTCCGCCATGAAGGAGCGGCCCGCCCTGGAGCAACTGCTGCGCGAGCGGCTGGCGGGGCAGGAGGCCGGGCTGTGCACGGTGCTGCCGCAGCTCGAGCCCATGCTGTGCCCCGTGCCACACGGCCCCTCGCAGGGACTGGGGCCGGAGTCGCTGGGAGAGAGCCGCAGCATCTGGGCACTCACCGCGCTGCTGGGCGCGCTGGGCACGGAGGACGAGCCCGCCGTGGTGGTGCTGGAGGACTGCCAGTGGGCGGACGAGCTGACGCTGCGCGCGCTGGAGGGCTGGTCGCTCGCGCGGCGGCAGGCCCGGGGCCGGGTGCTCGTCGTCGTCTCCTTCCGCAGCGAGGACATCTCCCCCACGCACGTGCTGCGGCGGCTCGCCCCCACCGCGCACCTCCGGCTGTCCGCCTTCGGCCCCGCGGACGTGGCGCGGCTGGCGGAGTCCATGGCCGGCGCGCTCCCCCCCGAGGCCACGGACCTGGTGACGCGCCTGTCCGAGGGCAACCCCTTCATGGCCAGCGCCGTGCTGCACGGCCTCGTCGAGGACGGCGTGCTGGTGCCCGGCCCGGACGGCTGGGAGGTGCAGCCCGAGGCCATGGCGCACGCGCGCTCCTCGCGGCAGGCGGCCACCTTCCTCGTGCGGCGCCTGCGCCTTTTGCCCCCGGACGCGCTGCGCCTCATGTCGGTGGGCGCGGTGCTGGGCAAGGCCTTCGAGCTGGGGCGCATGGCGGAGCTGGCCGGCAACACGCCCGCGGACGTGGTGCGCGAGCTGGACGAGCCGCGCCGCCGGCACATGCTGTGGGCGGACGGCTCGCGCTACACCTTCGTGCACGACAAGCTGCGCGAGGTGCTGCTGGACATGCTCACGCCGGAGGAGCGCCGGGAGCTGCACCGGCTGGCGGCGCGCGCCGCGACGAAGAGCGTCCCTCAGGACTCCTTCGAGCTCGCGTACCACTTCGACGCCGCGGGCGAGTACCCGCAGGCCCTGCCCTACGCGCTGACGTCCGCGGAGCAGGCCCGCCAGCGCTTCGCCCTGGAGACGTCGGAGCTCAACTACCGCATCGCCGAGCGCGGCGCGCCCGGGACGGGCCAGGGCACGCGCTTCCGCATCGCCGCGGGCCTGGGCAACGTCCTCATGCTGCGCGGCCGCTACGAGGAGTCGCGGCAGCAGCTCGAGCGCGCCCAGTCCCTCGCCCGCGACAAGCCGGAGCAGGCCCGCATCCTCGGCCAGTTGGGAGAGCTGGCCTTCTACCGGGGAGACTTCGGCCAGGCCAACACGTACCTGGAGCAGAGCCTCAAGCTGTTGGGGCGCTGGGTGCCTCCGCGCGGCCTGCTCACCGGCGCCAGCTCACTGTGGGAAATCCTCTCGCAGGCGGGCCATACGCTGGCCCCGCGCGTGTTCCTCGCGCGCCGCCCGCTGGAGGACGGCGAGAACGACATGATGGCCGTGCAGCTCTACAGCCGCCTCGCCTACGGCTACTGGTACCGCCGCGGGCGCATGGCCGTGCTGTGGGCGCACCTGCGCGACTTGAACCTCGCCGAGCGCTACCCGCCCACGCCGGAGCTGGCGCAGGCGTACTCGGCACACTCGCCCGCGCTCACCACGCTGCCCTGGTTCAGCCGCGCGTATGCGTACGCGGAGAAGTCGCTCGCGCTGCGCCGGCAGCAGGGAGACGTGTGGGGCCAGGGCCAGTCGCTGCACTTCTACGGGCTGGCCTTCTACGCCTCGTCGCGCTTCCGTGACTGCATCGAGAAGTGCCGCGAGGCGGTGCGTCTGTTGGAGCGCACCGGTGACCCGTGGGAGGTGAACAACGCCACCTTCCAGATTGCGATGTCCCTCTACCGGCTGGGCCGGCTGAAGGAGGCGCTGGAGACGAGCCAGCGGCTGCACGCGGCCGCGACGGCGCTGGGAGACCGCTACGCGCAGCGGCTGGGCCTGGAGGCCTGGGCCAAGGCCGCCGGGGGCCGCATCCCCGGCTCGCTCCTGGAGGGCGAGCTCACCAACCCGGACCAGCCGGACCCGCAGAGCTACGCGGGCATCCTCCAGGCCGAGGCCCTCCGCCTGCTGCGCGAGGGCAACGCAGCAGGCGCGGTGGAGGTGCTGGAGCGCGCGGAGCGGCTCGTCGACTCGGCCCACCTGCGGCAGGAGTACGTTGCGCCGATTGCCCCCTGGCTCGCCACCGCGCTGCGCCAGCTCGCCGAGGGCACCTCCACCCTCTACCCCGCGCGCCGTGAGGCCCTGCTGCGCCGCGCGGACGCGGTAGCCAGGCGCGCCCACCACGTGGCGCGCACCTACCGCAACAACCTCCCCCACGCGCTGCGCGAGCGGGGCCTGCTGGCCGCCATGCGCGGCCACCCCAAGCGCGCGCGCCGCTTCCTGGAGCAATCGCTGCGGGTGGCGGAGGCGCAGGAGATGCGTCACGAGCGCGCGCTGACGCTCGAGGCCCGAGGCGAATTGGGCCAGGCGCTGAACTGGCCCGGCGCCGCGGAGGAGCTCGCCGAGGCCACCCGCGAGCTGGAGGCCATGGAGGAGGGCATCGCCCACGAGAAGGGCGAGCGCGAGAATGGCGGCGTGGGCACGCTGTCGCTGGTGGACCGCTTCCCGCGCGTGCTGGAGGCCGGCCGGCGCCTGGCGTCCGCCCTGTCGCGTGAGGCCGTCATCGAGGCCGTGCGCCAGTCCATGCTGGAATTGCTGCGCGCCGAGCACTGCGCGGTGCTGGACCCGCAGGGCCTGCTGCCCGACGAGGAATTGCAGGCCCAGGGCGTCAGCCGCACGGCGCTGGCCCGCACGCTGGAGACGGGCCGCATCGCCGTCATGGGCCAGGGGCTGCCCGGCGGGGTGAGTGAGAGCATGGAGCTGCTCGGCGTGCGCTCGCTCCTGTGCGCACCCATCCAGGTGCGTGGCAAGACGGTGGCCTGCGTGGTGGCGAGCCACCGGCAGGTGGGCGCGCTCTTCGGAGAGGACGAGGAACGGCTCGCCGAGTTCGTCACCGTGCTGGCGGGCGCGGCCCTGGAGAACGCGGAGAACTTCGCCCGCATCGCCGCCCTCTCCGAGGAGCAGGGCCGCCTCTACCGCGCCGAGCAGGAGGCGGTGCGCCGGCGCGACGACTTCCTCTCCATCGCCGCGCATGAACTGAAGACGCCGCTCACCTCGCTGCAGCTCCACATCCAGGGGCTCCAGTCGCAGGTGCGCGCGGGCGCGCAGAAGCCGCTCGCGCCGGAGAAGCTCGGCGCCAAGCTGGAGTCCGCCTATGCGCAGACGCAGCGGCTGGGGCGGCTCGTCAATGACCTGCTCGACATCTCGCGCATCGCCCAGGGCCAGCTCCACATCAAGCTGGAGGACGTGGACCTGGTGGCGCTGGTGCGCGGACAGCTGGAGCGCAGCAAGGAGGCGCTCGCCCGCGCGGACTGCCCCGCCCGGCTCCACACCAGCTCGCCCGCCATGGTGGGCCGCTGGGACGCCATGCGGCTGGAGCAGGTGGTGGGCAACCTGCTGGCCAACGCCATGAAGTACGGCGCGGGCAAGCCGATTGAGCTGAACCTGGAGGAGAGCGACGGCGACGTGCGGCTGCAGGTGACGGACCGGGGCATCGGCATCGCCGAGGAGGACCGCGAGCGCATCTTCGAGCGCTTCGAGCGCGCGGTGTCCGTGCGCCACTACGGCGGCTTCGGCCTCGGCTTGTGGATTGTGCGCGAAATCGTCCAGGCCCTGGGCGGCACCATCGACGTGGAGAGCACTCCGGGCCAGGGCTCCACCTTCACCGTCACCCTGCCCCGCTCGGGGCCCGTGCACTGA
- the chrA gene encoding chromate efflux transporter: MASPQPSATEASAPERSTALKELALLFLRLGTTAFGGPAAHIAMMEDEVVRRRKWLTRDEFVDLLGAANLIPGPNSTELAIHIGHRRGGWPGLVVAGTCFILPAFFIVGTIAWAYARFGSLPRVDALLYGVKAVIIAVVLQALWGLLRTVVKTPLAAGVGVASVAAAFLGVNELLLLLMAGLAVFLWRAGERKWRGGGTTASLLPLWPVVPATGAIATAVPFSLSGLFLFFLKVGSVLYGSGYVLLAFLRSDLVERYGWLTEAQLLDAVAVGQVTPGPVFTTATFIGYVLGGPSGAVLATVGIFLPAFVFVALSGPLVPRLRRSWVAGAFLDGVNVASLALMAVVTWQLGRAALVDVWTVGLAVVSAVLLIRFRVNSAWLVLGGGAVGMLLGAR; this comes from the coding sequence ATGGCGTCACCGCAGCCCTCCGCTACCGAGGCCTCCGCGCCCGAGCGCTCCACCGCGCTGAAGGAACTCGCGCTCCTGTTCCTCCGGCTCGGCACCACCGCCTTCGGCGGCCCGGCGGCGCACATCGCGATGATGGAGGACGAGGTCGTGCGGCGCCGGAAGTGGCTCACGCGCGACGAGTTCGTGGACCTGCTCGGTGCCGCCAACCTCATCCCCGGCCCCAACTCCACTGAGCTCGCCATCCACATCGGTCACCGTCGCGGAGGCTGGCCCGGCCTCGTGGTGGCCGGTACGTGCTTCATCCTTCCGGCCTTCTTCATCGTCGGCACCATCGCCTGGGCCTATGCGCGCTTCGGCAGCCTGCCTCGCGTGGACGCGCTGCTGTATGGCGTGAAGGCCGTCATCATCGCCGTGGTGCTCCAGGCGCTCTGGGGGCTCTTGCGCACCGTCGTGAAGACGCCGCTCGCCGCTGGGGTGGGTGTGGCCTCCGTGGCGGCGGCCTTCCTCGGTGTGAATGAGCTCCTGTTGTTGCTGATGGCCGGGCTCGCCGTGTTTCTGTGGCGCGCGGGTGAGCGGAAGTGGCGCGGTGGTGGCACCACGGCCAGCTTGTTGCCACTGTGGCCCGTAGTGCCCGCGACGGGAGCCATCGCCACCGCCGTACCCTTCTCGCTGTCCGGCCTCTTCCTCTTCTTCCTCAAGGTGGGCTCGGTGCTGTACGGCAGTGGCTACGTGCTGCTCGCCTTCCTGCGCTCGGACCTGGTGGAGCGCTACGGCTGGCTCACCGAGGCGCAGCTCCTGGACGCGGTGGCGGTGGGGCAGGTGACGCCTGGCCCCGTCTTCACCACGGCCACGTTCATCGGCTACGTCCTTGGCGGCCCGTCTGGCGCGGTGCTGGCCACGGTGGGCATCTTCCTGCCCGCATTCGTCTTCGTCGCGCTCAGCGGCCCACTGGTGCCGCGGCTGCGCCGCTCCTGGGTGGCCGGGGCCTTCCTCGACGGCGTCAACGTGGCGTCGCTGGCGCTGATGGCCGTGGTGACGTGGCAGCTCGGGCGCGCGGCGCTGGTGGACGTGTGGACGGTGGGGCTCGCCGTCGTGTCGGCGGTGCTGCTCATCCGCTTCCGCGTCAACTCCGCCTGGCTGGTGCTGGGCGGAGGCGCGGTGGGCATGCTGCTCGGCGCACGCTGA